The Chanos chanos chromosome 6, fChaCha1.1, whole genome shotgun sequence genome includes a region encoding these proteins:
- the rbm6 gene encoding RNA-binding protein 10, whose product MWNGSRPGPRGGMPFRGDPRGEMFDGRDGPMPDFRGRDGMNMGFRPQDRPPMDMRRFDFPQNMRGRDMDPLPMDMRGRDPPRDFFRPGDEPDMSLRRRYEMELRNNMPNTPGFMGQGRQHGDMGGRDMPPRNARDVNERFMDVRERERFQMDRPGFNMSPMDVRSRGPMEPFDRNDNLRGLRDRDRPRMGMDDIDGFSMDAPLRDRGMMDFDRRGGAPPVNPRGRFESDIDLRNRMGPSGGDFRDRSPLTFRDNDGVPMDSRGRQDMPPDLGNIDRPSLRSEPTLRDREFPEPGDGHIGFRSRENESLAEEWRKHGVRDASFPPLMGRDPRDVPEGRFLPGRGRENDVREPPKFPERDRPLIEFPGKGDGLLAFPRPERDAAGPQNWEKNAPMDGFPSRDSPKSVQKAPLLPLAPPVALPDGSAKPWVRDQGGKPDRNTSLLGRPPYLLEKNLPTPESRFQVDRAHFKGPKDMTPDQGSQRGSLMPGPKDLPSNSGGQRRDQDYRDIDYRTASGRKFDLDLGSLPGPEKDLKEPKQGLPPRLSDSTSKDQDYRNGAVQDKVSKTISISGIPKTATMQQILGAFAVRDGVPMQGMKIRNVVPGYSYDTAYVEFLNLEDAVHFMESNQGSVKVGSKTALLKYIQPSASAKEEQERHHEPSIKPPLVPQEPLLPSPVPPQPPAVKEDVRGKNQSEPLSQGAWQRNSTLTPEAWQQQVDQQLQQQQQEAEQETEAWANHSAPRHSLPNSDPIFKESKTMIIKNVKPTTTVETILKALDPYAYLDERNVRLVKGKPPGSKCFCFVDMDSHEQVTRLVELLTKPRPIMIDGVRVYAEVAKPLKNQNYRKDYEKSSTSLLGYPPDIMEQQQQQQQSFTPPTVPPMGIPTALPGGPMLTAGGSVAVGSDPLQAPGLIQGVAPAFPHPSAVDQSFPPVDPQAGAMPDPLLAVPSDAAGPYAYDSDTPDLSAYLYDATSGFYYDPQTTLYYDPTSRYFYNAQTQQYLYWDNTSKTYIPVPGSGTESQDTGAADAGVPMAAVAEATPTAAAPAVQEEEGKKVVEGAPEKRGEEEEAAQRSEKKEKDKEEKPRSLAAFKIMKDMERWAKIQNRQKESVRSPSPVLKTGGSSEDRKTSKAADAAFAVFERKGAGGDDLFKKPLAPPKKDEKAAKRPMGSLGMLAADYGAGSDEEEEEKTTHEAPRPPKAQALPQEKEREREDKLTDWKKMACLLCRRQFPNKDALLRHQQLSDLHKQNMEIHLKIKRSKRELEALENQEKEMIARESNGSPETKRRKQHSTWASGSRETHKSSERPGLGLDTTERKKKEPVVWNHATYKQAVRKAMFARFKELE is encoded by the exons ATGTGGAATGGATCGAGACCCGGTCCTCGAGGAGGGATGCCCTTCCG cGGGGATCCTCGAGGGGAGATGTTTGATGGTCGCGATGGCCCGATGCCTGATTTTAGAGGCAGAGATGGTATGAATATGGGCTTCAGGCCACAGGACCGACCTCCTATGGACATGAGAAGGTTTGACTTTCCCCAGAATATGAGGGGTCGTGACATGGACCCTCTTCCCATGGACATGAGAGGTCGAGATCCTCCTAGAGATTTCTTCAGGCCAGGAGATGAGCCTGACATGAGTCTCAGAAGAAGGTATGAGATGGAATTAAGAAACAACATGCCAAACACTCCTGGTTTCATGGGACAAGGCAGGCAGCACGGGGACATGGGTGGAAGAGACATGCCACCGAGGAACGCGAGGGACGTGAACGAGAGATTCATGGATGTACGGGAAAGGGAAAGGTTTCAGATGGATCGGCCAGGTTTTAATATGAGTCCCATGGATGTCAGGTCAAGAGGTCCCATGGAACCCTTTGACAGAAACGATAACCTCAGGGGgctgagagacagggacaggccGCGAATGGGCATGGATGACATTGATGGCTTTAGCATGGACGCACCTCTGCGTGACAGGGGAATGATGGACTTCGATAGGAGAGGAGGTGCCCCACCAGTGAACCCAAGGGGAAGATTTGAATCCGATATAGATTTAAGAAATCGCATGGGACCATCAGGCGGCGACTTCAGAGATAGGTCTCCCCTGACATTCCGAGACAACGACGGTGTTCCGATGGATTCCAGAGGAAGGCAAGACATGCCCCCAGATCTTGGGAATATCGATAGACCTTCACTGAGATCAGAACCCACTCTTAGGGACAGGGAGTTCCCAGAACCTGGAGATGGACACATAGGTTTcagaagcagagaaaatgaatcCCTTGCGGAAGAGTGGCGCAAACATGGTGTGAGAGATGCGTCTTTCCCACCACTGATGGGCAGGGACCCCAGAGATGTTCCAGAAGGACGATTTTTACCTGGCAGAGGCAGGGAAAACGATGTAAGGGAGCCGCCTAAGTTTCCGGAGAGAGACAGGCCCCTCATCGAGTTTCCAGGAAAAGGTGACGGGTTACTGGCTTTCCCTCGGCCAGAGAGAGATGCCGCAGGACCTCAGAACTGGGAGAAGAACGCTCCCATGGATGGTTTTCCCAGCCGAGATTCACCCAAGAGTGTCCAGAAAGCCCCTCTTTTGCCTTTGGCACCACCGGTGGCTCTTCCGGACGGCAGTGCCAAACCCTGGGTCAGAGATCAGGGTGGAAAGCCTGACCGAAACACGTCCCTGTTAGGTAGACCTCCATACCTCCTAGAAAAGAACCTACCAACACCAGAGAGCCGTTTCCAAGTTGACCGCGCACATTTCAAAGGACCCAAGGACATGACACCTGATCAGGGCAGTCAGAGAGGAAGTTTGATGCCAGGGCCCAAGGATCTACCAAGCAACAGTGGAGGGCAGCGTCGAGATCAGGACTACAGGGACATTGACTACAGAACTGCCTCAGGACGGAAATTTGACCTTGACCTAGGGAGTCTTCCCGGGCCGGAAAAGGATCTAAAAGAACCTAAGCAGGGCCTGCCTCCACGACTGAGCGACTCCACTTCCAAG GATCAGGATTACAGGAACGGAGCTGTGCAGGATAAGGTTTCGAAAACCATCTCCATCTCAGGAATTCCCAAGACTGCCACAATGCAGCAG ATCCTTGGTGCTTTTGCGGTCCGTGACGGAGTGCCCATGCAGGGCATGAAAATACGGAACGTCGTACCAG GTTACAGCTACGATACGGCCTATGTGGAGTTTTTAAACCTCGAGGACGCAGTCCACTTCATGGAGTCCAACCAG GGCTCCGTGAAGGTTGGCTCCAAGACGGCACTGCTGAAATACATCCAGCCCAGTGCCAGCGCTAAAGAGGAACAG GAGCGTCACCATGAGCCGTCAATCAAACCACCGTTGGTCCCACAAGAACCTCTGTTGCCGAGCCCCGTTCCGCCCCAGCCGCCAGCCGTGAAAGAGGACGTCCGCGGTAAAAACCAGAGTGAGCCGCTGTCTCAGGGCGCCTGGCAGCGGAACTCCACCCTGACCCCCGAGGCCTGGCAGCAACAGGTCGACCAGCaactgcagcagcagcaacaagaGGCGGAGCAAGAGACCGAGGCCTGGGCCAATCACAGCGCGCCACGTCACAGCCTGCCAAACAGCGACCCTATCTTTAAGGAGAGCAAGA ctatgatcattaaaaatgtgaagCCCACAACCACAGTGGAGACCATCCTCAAAGCCCTGGACCCTTACGCCTACCTGGACGAGCGGAATGTCCGACTGGTTAAAGGCAAACCTCCAGGCTCCAAATGTTTCTGCTTCGTCGACATGGACTCTCACGAG CAAGTGACGCGTCTGGTGGAGCTGCTGACCAAACCGAGGCCCATCATGATCGACGGGGTCAGGGTGTATGCCGAGGTGGCCAAACCCCTCAAAAACCAGAA TTACAGGAAAGATTACGAGAAATCAAGCACGTCTCTGCTGGGCTACCCGCCCGACATCATGGAG cagcagcaacagcagcagcagtcttTCACTCCACCCACTGTCCCTCCCATGGGCATTCCTACAGCCCTCCCAG GTGGCCCAATGCTGACAGCAGGAGGAAGTGTTGCCGTGGGTTCTGACCCGCTCCAGGCCCCTGGCCTCATACAG GGCGTGGCCCCCGCCTTCCCCCACCCTTCAGCAGTGGACCAGTCCTTCCCCCCCGTGGACCCTCAGGCTGGCGCGATGCCCGACCCTTTGCTGGCAGTGCCCTCAGACGCCGCCGGTCCCTACGCCTATG ACTCCGACACTCCGGACCTGTCTGCCTACCTGTACGATGCCACGTCGGGTTTTTACTACGACCCTCAGACCACACTGTACTATGACCCCACCTCACGG TATTTCTATAACGCTCAGACCCAGCAGTACCTCTACTGGGACAACACCTCTAAGACTTATATCCCAGTGCCGGGTTCGGGTACGGAGTCCCAGGATACGGGCGCTGCAGATGCCGGGGTTCCCATGGCAGCGGTCGCCGAGGCGACGCCCACGGCAGCCGCGCCGGCCGTgcaagaggaggaggggaagaaaGTCGTTGAGGGTGCTCCTGagaagaggggggaggaggaggaggcggcgCAGcggagtgaaaagaaagagaaagacaaagaggagaaacCGAGAAGCTTAGCCGCGTtcaag atcatGAAAGACATGGAACGTTGGGCGAAGATCCAGAATCGTCAGAAGGAGAGCGTCCGGTCTCCGTCGCCCGTCCTGAAGACGGGGGGTTCCTCAGAAGACAGAAAGACGTCCAAAGCCGCGGACGCAGCCTTTGCCGTGTTTGAGAGGAAG GGTGCCGGTGGAGATGACCTCTTCAAGAAACCCCTCGCCCCTCCCAAAAAAGACGAGAAAGCCGCAAAG CGTCCCATGGGCTCTCTGGGCATGCTGGCGGCTGACTACGGTGCGGGCAgtgacgaggaagaggaggagaaaaccACACACGAAGCTCCGCGGCCTCCCAAGGCCCAGGCGCTGccgcaggagaaagagagagagagggaagacaaactgacagactgGAAGAAGATGGCCTGTCTGCTCTGCAGGAGACAGTTCCCAAATAAAGACGCTCTGCTTCGCCACCAGCAGCTCTCTGACCTGCACAAG cAAAACATGGAGATTCATTTGAAGATCAAGAGGTcaaagagagagctggaggcACTGGAAAACCAGGAGAAAGAG ATGATCGCCAGAGAGTCCAACGGATCTCCTGAGACCAAGAGGAGGAAGCAGCACAGCACGTGGGCCAGTGGCTCCAG gGAAACACACAAGTCCAGTGAGAGACCAGGACTGGGCCTGGATACCACAGAG aggaagaagaaggagccTGTTGTCTGGAACCATGCGACGTATAAGCAGGCCGTGCGTAAGGCCATGTTCGCCCGTTTCAAAGAGCTGGAGTGA